TAAACTGACCGTGTTCATCGTACTTGACGGAGATGAAATCGAAATGATTGCCGACAAACAATAGTACCTCTTTTATCAAATTATCGCCATGAAAAATTTAATAAGTCCCCTATTTCTTTACGGTCTCTGCCTTTGCTTCCTGAACTTCACATTTTCAGATGATTACTCCGAATTCGGTATTACCGAAAAAAATGTGCAAGAAAGGTTGTGGAGCTCTTTACAAAATACAACTGTAAGCTCTCCTTATTTTAGTAGTTCTGTCAAAACAGCATGCCGCGCAATTGCGCCGGAAAATCAGGCAACGGCGGTCAAAAAAGCGGGCAGTTTGGTCAAGCTATATTTTGGTTCAGAAGACTTTCAAAAACGTTATAGCGACTGGCTTGCCAAAAACTACCAGCAAACTGATACGAAGCTAAGTGAAAAAAGGCAAGCTGAGATCAGGGCTTACCGGATCAAAGACGCACAAGGGCTGACAGTTCAGAACATTGAACCGATGGTCGACATTCAGATCCAGTCGGGTGAAACTTATGCCGGAATGGAAAGTATGCTGTCGAGCCTGCCAGCGGATCAGCGCGCTGAGTTTAAAAAGACCATTGAAGACGGAAAGCGTAATGCAGCTTTCTTTAAAAAAGTTAAGCCACTATTGAAGTCAGATTTCGAAGCGTTCAAAAAGCAGTATGCCGAGCATCTTGCCCAGGAAGAAATAGCTCAGAAAGAACGTGAACTTGCTAAGAACAACAAAAACAATGCGGCGGAATACGAGAAGTGGAAAGATCCGAAAAAAGTACTTTCAGCACGCCTGAGCGAGTTTTTGGAGAAAAGTAAAGGCGTAGACTTTGCCGCTCAGACCAAAGTGGTGGCCGATCGCAAGAAGTTTGTGAATGCCGCTTACGAAGGCAAAAACGATGTGTGGAAACTGTGTTACCGGATGGGAGCAGCGCCTACCCATGCAGCCCGCGCTTTCGCACAGCAATGGCTGACTGAATTGAAATAAATAGGTTTATATACTTTTGACAGACGGGGGCTGCTGGCCCTCGTCTGTTTTCATGTCCGGCGGGAGATTTTCTTTGTCGGATTTTTTTATAACAAAATTTCAAAAACTGTTGCATTTTAAAAATCATTAAACTTACTTTGTCTATCAAATAAGTATACTAATAACAAAGCTTCTGAACCGCCCTAAGCTGAGTATTAATCCAAGCATTCAATATGAAAGCGGTTAATTTACTTTATGCAAACCTGTCGACACGGCAGGCACAGGTGGTAACTTCCTCCTTGCTTTGTGCAGATCCCCTACTTTCGTTGCAGTACTGTTGTTGTTAGCCCTGCGATACTAATCCAAGATCTTACTTCGGAAATATCCCATCAGGCAGTTTTGACTGATCATCTGAAATTTTCGGTGGTTGGCGATTTCAGTTGCCAGTCATGCTGTCCCGGGATATTTCTGAATGTTATATAGTTCGTTTATGGACCACCGGGCCACCGTATCAATCTAATTTACTATCAACATGACAATCTCAGACGTCATATTACTCGCTAAGAAGATCGCAGTGGGCATTTTTCTAACAGCTGCACCATTCGCATTGATTGCCGGAGGTATCTGGCTTGCGGTGAAATTTCTCCATTAATCTGTCCTGTTCACCTTAAAATATTTCCTGTTTATGAAAGTGGAAAGTGCCATAGCCCAAAGAATATCACGGGACGCTCTGATCAGCATTTTGCTGTATGTTGCGCCCATTGCCCTGATGTTCACAACTTTTTACCTGACTGGCTACAAACCCTGGCAGGGTAGCAACGAGCTGCCATTTAAAGCGCCCGGTTTCCTGGAAGATGTATTCAGAAACCTCAGCAGCTGGGGACTTGCGGCGATCGTCCTGGGCGTTGGCGTGATCGAATTCGCGGTCGGTCTTTATGAAAACAAATGGACCAAGAATGAGCGCACGCTGGACATTGTCTGCTTTGTGGTACCCAAATTAGTAGTTAAGCCGTTTGTAGCATACTTTGGATTGCAACTGATGCCATACCTTTTGCCAGCTGCCAAGAATATCTTCGAATGGGTTCCATTCTGGTGGGCATTTTTGATCATTGCAGTTGCCGACGATCTGACGCAGTACTGGTATCACCGCATTCATCATCAGCTACCATGGCTCTGGCGTTTTCACCGCACGCACCATTCAGCGCCTTATATGGGTATGGCAATGGCCGGTCGGCAGAACATTATCTATACCATTTTCTTCTCACAAACTTACCTGACGGTGGCTCTCACTTATCTTGGGTTGGGTTATGCAGCATTGTTTGTCAAAGTGGTCAAGTCACTCATCACTACCGGCGCACATTCGAGTATTCCCTGGGACAAGCCGTTTTACGAAATCAAATGGCTTAATCCGATCGGCTGGGTATTGGAACGACTGATTTCCACTCCTGCCACGCATTATGCACACCATGCTGATACGGCAGACGACGGCATCGGCAATTACAAAGGCAATTTCGGGAACATGTTTTTCGTCTGGGACCTGATTTTCGGGACAGGCATCATTACCCGGAAATATCCAACTTCATTTGGTATCAAACATTACCAGGAAGAGGAATGGTATGCCCAGTTCCTATGGCCTGTTTTCAAATCAAAAAAGGAAGGCAGCGAACTGGCAGCCAACGGCCCAATGGTCGGAGATGCCGTACCAGAGACAGAAACCGTTACATTGAAACAGGAAACGGCGAATGTGGCAGTTGCCTAAAAAGCGATTACTGTATTAATCCCTGACAATTCCTGAAACCTGTTTAAGGTACGGATTCGAGCGGTACTGTGGGTATATAGCCTGCGGTACCGTTTTTTGTTTAATGCTGTGGAAATCCTTCACCACGCTCACCCTACCCGTGCGTAAACCGTCTCCGTAGCCTTATCTTCCTGCCCATCAGGGGAGATGTTGTAGGCTGTAATGGTGATGTGATCGTTGTCGATGAGCTCGACGGTGGTGCGCCAGCCCCAGGGCTCGGGCATATCGGGGCCGCCGTAACTTCCCAGAACTGAAAACCCTTTTTCGATCAATGAACCGCCGGAAAGCATGATGCCGGTCCCCATGTGAAAATTATCGATCCAGGCTGCCTGGAAAGTGTTGCTGGCAATGTCAAAACCATAAATGGACATTCCTTCAAAAGCATCCCCGCTCAACCTGCCGCTGTATTCGTGCAGCAGGAACCGCCCGCCGAGTATCGGCCTGATCGTTCCCGACATGGGCGACTCGTCGGCGATCACGCCCGGTTCAAACCAGGTGGTCGTGTTTCCTTCCCAACTTCCCGTAAAGGATTGAAGTTTCTGATGAACGCCTGATTCCAGTGATATATCGAATTTAGTTTTGCCCATGATTCAGTTTTTTTGCCAGTAATGGTAGTAAATCCTTTTTGTCTATGACAAAAATAGGAATAAAGGTTCAGCTTAATAATGGTTTAAAAAGCCATAAACAGGGGTATTTGAGACAAAAAAATATTAACTTGGCAAAAAATATGGTACATAAGAGGAGTTAAATGACTGAATTAAACTTGTATTAAGGATGGTAAATCTAGGTCTTTTGATAACACACAAGCACCGTTTGCTAAGTGTTGCTGCTTTGTTAGATGTTTTTGAATCCGTCAATGGATTTTATGAAAGGGCAAACGAGCCGACGTTCTTTAATATCAATTTACTTTCTCCTGAAATGCAGCCGGGCCAATTCTATGGCTCGTATCCGATGCAGTCTATCCACTCTGCTGAGCAGCAGGATTTAATATTAATACCTGCCTTCGGGGCCGGTGATCTTAAAATTTCGATAGCCAAAAACCAGATGCTTATTCCCTGGCTTTGGGACCAATATAAAAAAGGGGCTGAGCTGGCCAGTTTTTGTACCGGCGCATTTTTGCTGGCGGCTGCGGGACTACTCAATGGTAAAGAGGCAACTACTCACATCGATTCGGCCCAGGCCCTGGCCTCTAATTTTCCCGAAATAATCATGAAAAGTGATGCGGTAGTAACCGAGGACAAAGGGATCTACACCAGTGGCGGTGCTACCAGCAGCTTTCATTTAATGCTTTACCTGATCCAGCGGCATTGTGGCAAGGAACAGACTTTACGTACCGCCAAGATGTTTGCCATCGATATGGACCGCGAGCAACAAACCTATTTCGGGACCTTCATGCCTTCACAGAACCATGGTGATGGGCTGGTCAATATGGCGCAGCAGAAAATTGAAAAGGAGTACCAGGAAGGCAGTACCATCGAAATGCTGATCCAGGATATTCCTGCCAGCAGGCGTAATGTGGTACGTCGGTTCAAGCAGGCGATAGGCGTTACGCCCATTGAATATTTACAACGCACGCGCATTGAAGCGGCTAAAAAATTGCTAGCGCAGACAGATCAGAGCGTTCTGGAAGTAATGCTGAACTCGGGGTATAACGATCTCAAATCTTTCAGACAGCTGTTCAAAAAAAGTACCGGCGTCACCCCTAAGGAATACCGGTACAAGTTCAATATCGCCAAACTGGACAGCAGGGTTAGTTAATTTACCTTAGCCACTTTTCTGAATGCGCGGTCATTACCTTGTTTGATCTCAATGATATAGATGCTGGCGGGGAAATTGACCATGTTCAGTTTGTGTGAAAATTTATTGTCCGATTTTTGGATGCGGGTATCTTTATACAACCGTCCCGATTTAGCGTCAAACACTCTGATCTCCACCTCAGCGGTAAGCTCGTTGGCCAGGTCAATGCTGATGAAGTCCGCTACCGGGTTAGGATAAACATTTACCGCCACATGCAAAGGTTCCTCGGGCGCTGCCGGTTGTGTTGCACCGGTCCTTGCGTTAGAATCGTTGGACGCGATCACGAAAATGGGGGTTTCCGTAGCTGTAACGGTCACTTTGCCGTCTACGATCGGTAATTCCGCCATATCCATGTTGTCGCTTCCTGCTTTCGGGGTGTAAATTTTAGCAATGCCCGTCGCATTGAGATTGAGCGTATATGGAGCTGTTCTGCCAATTTCATCGGGTACAGTAAGGAT
The genomic region above belongs to Dyadobacter pollutisoli and contains:
- a CDS encoding sterol desaturase family protein; its protein translation is MKVESAIAQRISRDALISILLYVAPIALMFTTFYLTGYKPWQGSNELPFKAPGFLEDVFRNLSSWGLAAIVLGVGVIEFAVGLYENKWTKNERTLDIVCFVVPKLVVKPFVAYFGLQLMPYLLPAAKNIFEWVPFWWAFLIIAVADDLTQYWYHRIHHQLPWLWRFHRTHHSAPYMGMAMAGRQNIIYTIFFSQTYLTVALTYLGLGYAALFVKVVKSLITTGAHSSIPWDKPFYEIKWLNPIGWVLERLISTPATHYAHHADTADDGIGNYKGNFGNMFFVWDLIFGTGIITRKYPTSFGIKHYQEEEWYAQFLWPVFKSKKEGSELAANGPMVGDAVPETETVTLKQETANVAVA
- a CDS encoding GlxA family transcriptional regulator, translating into MVNLGLLITHKHRLLSVAALLDVFESVNGFYERANEPTFFNINLLSPEMQPGQFYGSYPMQSIHSAEQQDLILIPAFGAGDLKISIAKNQMLIPWLWDQYKKGAELASFCTGAFLLAAAGLLNGKEATTHIDSAQALASNFPEIIMKSDAVVTEDKGIYTSGGATSSFHLMLYLIQRHCGKEQTLRTAKMFAIDMDREQQTYFGTFMPSQNHGDGLVNMAQQKIEKEYQEGSTIEMLIQDIPASRRNVVRRFKQAIGVTPIEYLQRTRIEAAKKLLAQTDQSVLEVMLNSGYNDLKSFRQLFKKSTGVTPKEYRYKFNIAKLDSRVS
- a CDS encoding DUF1579 domain-containing protein translates to MGKTKFDISLESGVHQKLQSFTGSWEGNTTTWFEPGVIADESPMSGTIRPILGGRFLLHEYSGRLSGDAFEGMSIYGFDIASNTFQAAWIDNFHMGTGIMLSGGSLIEKGFSVLGSYGGPDMPEPWGWRTTVELIDNDHITITAYNISPDGQEDKATETVYARVG